The Magnetospirillum sp. 15-1 DNA window TTCAGCGGCTTGACCTGGGGAAACTTGCCCTCCCAGAAGCGGAGGACGTGCTGGGGAACGTCAAGGTCATCGGCGACCTCGCTGATGGTACGGAACGCCGCCTCGGACTTGCCGTTGCGGCGGACCGTATTCTCCTCCCCATCGTCGCCGGTCATTTGGTCCCGCTACGCTTGGCGGTCATGCCGTCGTTGATCTTCTTCTTCAGCAACTGAGAGGGCCGGAACACCAGCACGCGGCGCGGCGTGATGGGCACCTCCTCGCCGGTCTTGGGATTGCGGCCGATGCGCTGTCCCTTGGAGCGGACCGAAAAGCTGCCGAACGAGGAGATCTTGACGGCGTCGCCCCTGGCGAGCGCACCGGAAATCTCGTCCAGCACCGCTTCCAGCAGATCGGCGGACTCGTTGCGCGACAGCCCGACCTCTTGGTAGACGGCCTCGCTCAG harbors:
- a CDS encoding integration host factor subunit alpha, producing MTDKTITRAQLSEAVYQEVGLSRNESADLLEAVLDEISGALARGDAVKISSFGSFSVRSKGQRIGRNPKTGEEVPITPRRVLVFRPSQLLKKKINDGMTAKRSGTK